In Isoptericola jiangsuensis, the following proteins share a genomic window:
- a CDS encoding PadR family transcriptional regulator — translation MRSRSNVLETAVLGLLSSSPLHGYELRKRLNLLLGSFRAFSYGTLYPALKSLVARGLIETADPEPAPTRATTPSTGRPAAGTKPLAGRRGRIVYRLTAEGKEHLQTTLASAGPAAWEDESFDVRFAFFAQTDAETRLRILEGRRTRLTERLEAVRESAARTRERLDEYTLELQRHGLEQVEREVRWLDGLITTERDRVSGRDRDRNAGAHDAPAQRNKERG, via the coding sequence GTGCGCAGCCGGTCCAACGTGCTCGAGACCGCCGTCCTCGGCCTCCTCAGCTCCTCGCCCCTGCACGGCTACGAGCTGCGCAAGCGGCTCAACCTGCTCCTCGGGTCGTTCCGCGCCTTCTCGTACGGGACGCTCTACCCCGCCCTCAAGTCGCTCGTCGCCCGCGGCCTCATCGAGACCGCCGACCCCGAGCCGGCGCCCACCCGCGCGACGACGCCCTCGACCGGCCGACCGGCCGCGGGGACCAAGCCCCTCGCCGGCCGCCGTGGACGCATCGTGTACCGGCTCACCGCCGAGGGCAAGGAGCACCTTCAGACCACTCTCGCCTCCGCAGGCCCCGCGGCCTGGGAGGACGAGAGCTTCGACGTCCGGTTCGCGTTCTTCGCGCAGACGGACGCCGAGACCCGCCTCCGCATCCTCGAGGGCCGGCGCACCCGGCTGACCGAGCGGCTGGAGGCTGTCCGGGAGTCCGCTGCCCGGACCCGCGAGCGGCTCGACGAGTACACGCTCGAGCTGCAGCGGCACGGGCTGGAGCAGGTCGAGCGCGAGGTGCGCTGGCTCGACGGGCTCATCACCACCGAGCGCGACCGCGTCAGCGGCCGCGACCGCGACCGAAACGCCGGGGCGCACGACGCCCCGGCCCAGAGAAACAAGGAGCGAGGATGA
- a CDS encoding DHA2 family efflux MFS transporter permease subunit, giving the protein MTAHTSEAPPGPSVPPERDADHLSREHFVVIALLLVSAFVVILNETTMGIALPAIMDELDITPAVGQWLTTAFMLTMAVVIPTTGWLLQRLGTRGAFVLAMSLFSTGTLLAALSPAFGLLVTARVVQATGTAIMMPLLMTTVMTLVPPRHRGRVMGNVSLVIAVAPALGPTMSGAVTTSLGWRAVFWVVLPIALTALVVGALMVRDVATRANNRLDPVSLVLSAFAFGGLVYGLTAFGEAAQHEMPVPPAVPVVVGVLALGAFVWRQLVLQRTDAALLDLRVFRAPGFTVGLSVMAVSMIAMFGMIIGLPLVLQEAMGLEPLASGLIMLPGGLLMGLLGPVVGNLYDKVGPRPLVIPGLAAVGVSMVLFATLTTSSPVWWVVLGHLVLSLGLALVFTPTFTSALGGLVPSLYSHGSAVISTLQQLAGAAGTALFVALLTVRSVALLDDGASAAEATAGGAELGFTVAAVVMIGAIAVATRLRRAPVVEGAAAH; this is encoded by the coding sequence ATGACTGCCCACACCTCCGAGGCCCCGCCCGGGCCTTCCGTCCCGCCCGAGCGGGACGCCGACCATCTGTCCCGCGAGCACTTCGTCGTCATCGCGCTGCTGCTCGTGTCCGCGTTCGTCGTCATCCTCAACGAGACGACGATGGGGATCGCGCTGCCGGCGATCATGGACGAGCTGGACATCACGCCGGCGGTCGGCCAGTGGCTGACGACGGCGTTCATGCTGACGATGGCGGTCGTCATCCCGACGACGGGCTGGCTGCTGCAGCGGCTCGGCACGCGGGGCGCGTTCGTGCTGGCGATGTCCCTGTTCTCGACGGGGACGCTGCTGGCGGCGCTGTCGCCGGCGTTCGGGCTGCTGGTGACGGCGCGCGTCGTGCAGGCGACGGGGACGGCGATCATGATGCCGCTGCTCATGACGACGGTGATGACGCTGGTGCCGCCGCGGCACCGCGGCCGGGTCATGGGCAACGTGTCCCTGGTCATCGCGGTCGCGCCGGCGCTGGGCCCGACGATGTCGGGCGCGGTGACGACGTCGCTGGGCTGGCGGGCCGTGTTCTGGGTGGTGCTGCCGATCGCCCTGACGGCGCTCGTGGTGGGCGCCCTGATGGTGCGGGACGTCGCGACGCGCGCGAACAACCGTCTCGACCCGGTGTCCCTCGTGCTGTCGGCGTTCGCGTTCGGCGGTCTGGTGTACGGCCTGACGGCGTTCGGCGAGGCCGCGCAGCACGAGATGCCGGTGCCGCCGGCGGTGCCGGTCGTAGTGGGCGTGCTGGCGCTGGGCGCGTTCGTGTGGCGTCAGCTGGTGCTGCAGCGCACGGACGCGGCGCTGCTGGACCTGCGGGTGTTCCGGGCGCCGGGGTTCACGGTGGGCCTGTCGGTGATGGCGGTCAGCATGATCGCGATGTTCGGCATGATCATCGGCCTGCCGCTGGTGCTGCAGGAGGCGATGGGTCTGGAGCCGCTGGCGAGCGGTCTCATCATGCTGCCGGGCGGCCTGCTCATGGGTCTGCTCGGGCCGGTCGTGGGCAACCTGTACGACAAGGTGGGTCCTCGCCCGCTGGTCATCCCGGGCCTCGCGGCCGTGGGGGTGTCGATGGTGCTGTTCGCGACCCTGACGACGTCGTCGCCGGTGTGGTGGGTGGTGCTGGGTCACCTGGTGCTGAGCCTCGGGCTGGCGCTGGTGTTCACGCCGACGTTCACGTCGGCGCTGGGCGGTCTGGTGCCGAGCCTGTACTCGCACGGTTCCGCGGTGATCAGCACGCTCCAGCAGCTCGCGGGAGCCGCGGGCACGGCGCTGTTCGTGGCGCTGCTGACCGTGCGGTCGGTGGCGCTGCTGGACGACGGCGCGTCGGCGGCGGAGGCGACGGCCGGGGGCGCCGAGCTCGGCTTCACGGTCGCGGCGGTCGTGATGATCGGTGCGATCGCGGTCGCGACACGGCTGCGGCGTGCGCCCGTGGTCGAGGGCGCTGCCGCGCACTGA
- the rpsF gene encoding 30S ribosomal protein S6, whose product MRQYELMVILDPEVEERTVAPSLEKLLTVIKTEGGSVDNVDIWGRRRMAYDINKRSEGIYAVVDFTSTSDTAKELDRQLGLNEAVLRTKILRADAR is encoded by the coding sequence ATGCGTCAGTACGAACTGATGGTGATCCTGGACCCGGAGGTCGAGGAGCGCACCGTTGCCCCGTCGCTCGAGAAGCTGCTGACGGTCATCAAGACCGAGGGCGGTTCCGTCGACAACGTGGACATCTGGGGTCGTCGCCGTATGGCCTACGACATCAACAAGCGCTCCGAGGGCATCTACGCCGTCGTCGACTTCACGTCGACCTCGGACACCGCGAAGGAGCTGGACCGCCAGCTCGGCCTGAACGAGGCCGTGCTGCGCACCAAGATCCTGCGCGCCGACGCTCGCTGA
- the rpsR gene encoding 30S ribosomal protein S18: protein MAKPVVRKPKKKANPLKAAKIESVDYKDTALLRKFISDRGKIRARRVTGVSVQEQRQIAKAVKNAREMALLPYSSSAR from the coding sequence ATGGCGAAGCCTGTGGTGCGCAAGCCCAAGAAGAAGGCCAACCCGCTGAAGGCCGCGAAGATCGAGTCGGTGGACTACAAGGACACCGCTCTGCTTCGCAAGTTCATCTCCGACCGCGGCAAGATCCGTGCCCGTCGCGTGACCGGCGTCTCCGTGCAGGAGCAGCGCCAGATCGCCAAGGCCGTCAAGAACGCGCGCGAGATGGCCCTGCTGCCGTACTCGTCGTCGGCCCGCTGA
- a CDS encoding single-stranded DNA-binding protein, which translates to MAGETVITVVGNLTADPELRFTPSGAAVANFTIASTPRTFDRQSNEWKDGEALFLRCSIWREAAENVAESLTKGMRVIAQGRLTQRSYETREGEKRTVVELQVDEIGPSLRYASAKVTRAQRSGGGGGGFGGGGGYGGGNAGGGNQGGGFGSSGGGQQNDPWATAGPSNAGGGFSDEPPF; encoded by the coding sequence ATGGCTGGTGAGACCGTCATCACGGTCGTCGGAAACCTGACCGCGGACCCGGAGCTTCGCTTCACCCCGTCGGGTGCAGCCGTCGCCAACTTCACGATCGCGTCCACCCCGCGCACGTTCGACCGTCAGTCGAACGAGTGGAAGGACGGAGAGGCGCTGTTCCTGCGCTGCTCCATCTGGCGCGAGGCCGCGGAGAACGTCGCGGAGTCGCTGACGAAGGGCATGCGCGTCATCGCGCAGGGCCGTCTGACGCAGCGCTCGTACGAGACCCGCGAGGGCGAGAAGCGCACCGTCGTCGAGCTGCAGGTGGACGAGATCGGTCCGTCGCTGAGGTACGCCTCGGCGAAGGTCACTCGTGCCCAGCGCAGCGGTGGCGGCGGTGGCGGTTTCGGCGGTGGCGGTGGCTACGGCGGCGGCAACGCCGGCGGTGGCAACCAGGGCGGCGGCTTCGGCTCCTCCGGCGGCGGTCAGCAGAACGACCCGTGGGCGACGGCAGGTCCGTCGAACGCGGGTGGCGGGTTCTCGGACGAACCCCCGTTCTGA
- a CDS encoding transglycosylase domain-containing protein — translation MRMRRFWNYPRRGKGVVQRWLPSWRVVVGCLLAGIALGGGVFFAAWTSTEIPDDLDEVQNQATTVYYGNGKEVGSFSEMQREIVDFETLPDYVGNAVVASENATFWDDPGIDVKGLFRAVVNNVRNPSARQGGSTLTQQYVERYYLGSTTDLVGKAREAIIALKITQTQEKEMILGRYLNTIYFGRGAYGIQAAAKAYFAKDAVDLTYSEAAMLSGIIPSPVRYDPSVGPEVSQDRWERSLNRMAEQGYITADEAASAKADGFPDFVEKETTNSLGGQRGYIMAAVKKELKTNGFSDEELESGGLRIYTTIKPKLQREAAKIVKNMPDDANRKIRPSIVSIDPETGAVVAAYGGPDYTKQYLSMATDDAVQAGSTFKPFTLIGALEAGYTLDETFDGNSPGQFVEDGKPWPTNFGQQSFGQIDLVKATANSVNTVYATLNDEIGPEKTVEVAHRLGIREDTVIPDVTSNVLGVADVYPIDMASAYATIASGGYYVKPHFVAKVEHLDGSLRYEPEMTAERRFTADVITPATYAMTQVVEQGSGRAALELTGPDGQRRPVAGKTGTANDNKTAWFAGFTPQLATVVNVRQYRDFDLEEGVIGGQDPIDTFGGYPEITGSTWPAEAWTDFMQVALDGKEVVEFPEYTPPRPSFSPSPSPSPSESTPEWVEVPGNLVGMDVARATKALQDLGLTVSTQAQDDESRKGTVVNVSNSGKVPAGSTITLWVSTGESDEPEGVAVPNVAGQPAAAAENQLRRLGLQVSTVEEYSDQPVGVVIWTDPGAGNTVEDGSTVTLGVSRGPEITLPTEPDPEPSTSEDPGNGNPGGGGGGGGGGDEG, via the coding sequence ATGCGCATGCGTCGCTTCTGGAACTATCCCCGCCGCGGCAAGGGTGTCGTCCAGCGGTGGCTGCCGTCCTGGCGCGTGGTCGTCGGCTGCCTGCTGGCCGGCATCGCCCTGGGCGGCGGTGTCTTCTTCGCCGCCTGGACCTCCACGGAGATCCCCGACGACCTCGACGAGGTCCAGAACCAGGCCACGACCGTCTACTACGGCAACGGCAAGGAGGTCGGCTCCTTCTCGGAGATGCAGCGCGAGATCGTCGACTTCGAGACGCTGCCGGACTACGTGGGCAACGCCGTCGTCGCCTCGGAGAACGCGACCTTCTGGGACGACCCCGGCATCGACGTCAAGGGCCTGTTCCGCGCGGTCGTCAACAACGTGCGCAACCCCAGCGCCCGCCAGGGCGGGTCCACGCTCACGCAGCAGTACGTGGAGCGGTACTACCTGGGCAGCACCACCGACCTGGTGGGCAAGGCGCGCGAGGCGATCATCGCGCTGAAGATCACGCAGACCCAGGAGAAGGAGATGATCCTGGGCCGCTACCTCAACACGATCTACTTCGGCCGCGGCGCGTACGGGATCCAGGCGGCCGCGAAGGCGTACTTCGCGAAGGACGCCGTGGACCTCACCTACTCCGAGGCCGCGATGCTGTCCGGCATCATCCCGTCCCCGGTGAGGTACGACCCGTCGGTCGGCCCCGAGGTGTCCCAGGACCGCTGGGAGCGCAGCCTGAACCGGATGGCCGAGCAGGGCTACATCACCGCCGACGAGGCGGCGTCCGCCAAGGCCGACGGGTTCCCGGACTTCGTGGAGAAGGAGACCACCAACAGCCTCGGTGGTCAGCGCGGCTACATCATGGCCGCGGTGAAGAAGGAGCTGAAGACCAACGGGTTCTCCGACGAGGAGCTCGAGTCCGGCGGCCTGCGCATCTACACGACGATCAAGCCGAAGCTGCAGCGCGAGGCCGCGAAGATCGTCAAGAACATGCCGGACGACGCGAACCGCAAGATCCGGCCCTCCATCGTCTCGATCGACCCGGAGACGGGTGCCGTCGTCGCCGCGTACGGTGGCCCGGACTACACCAAGCAGTACCTCAGCATGGCGACGGACGACGCCGTGCAGGCCGGTTCGACGTTCAAGCCGTTCACGCTCATCGGCGCCCTGGAGGCGGGGTACACCCTCGACGAGACGTTCGACGGGAACTCGCCGGGGCAGTTCGTCGAGGACGGCAAGCCGTGGCCGACCAACTTCGGCCAGCAGAGCTTCGGCCAGATCGACCTGGTGAAGGCCACCGCGAACTCCGTGAACACGGTGTACGCCACCCTCAACGACGAGATCGGACCGGAGAAGACCGTCGAGGTCGCCCACCGGCTCGGCATCCGCGAGGACACCGTGATCCCCGACGTCACGTCGAACGTGCTCGGCGTCGCCGACGTGTACCCGATCGACATGGCCTCGGCGTACGCGACGATCGCGTCCGGCGGCTACTACGTGAAGCCGCACTTCGTGGCGAAGGTCGAGCACCTCGACGGCTCGCTGCGCTACGAGCCGGAGATGACGGCGGAGCGCCGCTTCACCGCGGACGTCATCACGCCCGCCACGTACGCGATGACCCAGGTGGTCGAGCAGGGCTCGGGACGCGCCGCGCTGGAGCTCACCGGCCCGGACGGCCAGCGACGCCCGGTCGCGGGCAAGACCGGTACGGCGAACGACAACAAGACGGCGTGGTTCGCCGGCTTCACGCCGCAGCTCGCGACGGTCGTCAACGTCCGGCAGTACCGGGACTTCGATCTCGAGGAGGGGGTCATCGGCGGGCAGGACCCGATCGACACGTTCGGCGGCTACCCCGAGATCACCGGCTCCACGTGGCCGGCCGAGGCGTGGACCGACTTCATGCAGGTCGCGCTCGACGGCAAGGAGGTCGTGGAGTTCCCCGAGTACACGCCGCCGCGTCCGTCGTTCTCGCCGTCCCCGTCGCCGTCCCCGAGCGAGTCCACCCCGGAGTGGGTGGAGGTGCCCGGGAACCTCGTCGGGATGGACGTGGCGCGCGCGACGAAGGCGCTGCAGGACCTCGGCCTGACGGTCTCCACGCAGGCGCAGGACGACGAGTCGCGCAAGGGCACCGTCGTCAACGTGAGCAACTCCGGGAAGGTGCCCGCGGGCTCGACGATCACCCTGTGGGTGTCGACGGGCGAGTCGGACGAGCCCGAGGGTGTGGCCGTGCCGAACGTGGCGGGCCAGCCCGCGGCCGCCGCGGAGAACCAGCTCCGGCGGCTCGGGCTCCAGGTGAGCACCGTCGAGGAGTACAGCGACCAGCCGGTCGGCGTGGTGATCTGGACCGACCCGGGCGCCGGCAACACCGTCGAGGACGGCAGCACCGTGACCCTCGGCGTCTCGCGCGGTCCGGAGATCACCCTGCCGACCGAGCCCGACCCCGAACCGTCGACCTCCGAGGACCCGGGCAACGGGAATCCCGGCGGTGGCGGCGGCGGTGGCGGCGGCGGTGACGAGGGGTGA
- a CDS encoding inositol-3-phosphate synthase, whose amino-acid sequence MTSVRVAIVGVGNCASSLVQGVQFYRDADPSDTVPGLMHVQFGDYHVRDLEFVAAFDVDAKKVGFDLAEAIYASENNTIKIADVPPTGVMVQRGPTLDGLGQYYSATIDEAEGDPVDVVQALKDAQVDVLVSYLPVGSEEADKFYAQCAIDAGVGFVNALPVFIASDPVWAKKFEDAGVPIVGDDIKSQVGATITHRVLAKLFEDRGVALDRTYQLNVGGNMDFKNMLQRDRLESKKVSKTQAVTSNLTGTLAGKKEDRNVHIGPSDYVAWLDDRKWAYVRLEGRAFGEVPLNLEYKLEVWDSPNSAGIIIDAIRAAKIAKDRGIGGPILSASTYFMKSPPVQMEDTEGRAQLEAFIRGDVER is encoded by the coding sequence ATGACCTCCGTCCGCGTTGCCATCGTCGGAGTCGGGAACTGCGCGTCGTCCCTGGTGCAGGGTGTGCAGTTCTACCGCGACGCCGACCCGTCCGACACCGTCCCGGGCCTCATGCACGTGCAGTTCGGCGACTACCACGTGCGCGACCTCGAGTTCGTCGCGGCGTTCGACGTCGACGCGAAGAAGGTCGGGTTCGACCTCGCCGAGGCGATCTACGCCTCCGAGAACAACACGATCAAGATCGCCGACGTGCCGCCGACCGGCGTCATGGTCCAGCGCGGCCCCACGCTGGACGGCCTCGGCCAGTACTACTCCGCCACCATCGACGAGGCCGAGGGCGACCCGGTCGACGTCGTCCAGGCGCTCAAGGACGCGCAGGTCGACGTCCTCGTGTCCTACCTGCCGGTGGGCTCCGAGGAGGCCGACAAGTTCTACGCCCAGTGCGCCATCGACGCGGGCGTCGGCTTCGTCAACGCCCTGCCCGTCTTCATCGCGTCCGACCCCGTCTGGGCGAAGAAGTTCGAGGACGCCGGCGTGCCGATCGTCGGCGACGACATCAAGTCGCAGGTCGGCGCCACGATCACGCACCGCGTCCTCGCGAAGCTGTTCGAGGACCGCGGCGTCGCGCTGGACCGCACGTACCAGCTGAACGTCGGCGGCAACATGGACTTCAAGAACATGCTGCAGCGCGACCGGCTGGAGTCCAAGAAGGTCTCCAAGACGCAGGCCGTCACCTCCAACCTCACCGGCACCCTCGCCGGCAAGAAGGAGGACCGCAACGTCCACATCGGCCCGTCCGACTACGTGGCGTGGCTCGACGACCGCAAGTGGGCGTACGTCCGCCTCGAAGGCCGCGCGTTCGGCGAGGTCCCCCTGAACCTGGAGTACAAGCTCGAGGTCTGGGACTCCCCCAACTCCGCCGGCATCATCATCGACGCCATCCGCGCCGCGAAGATCGCCAAGGACCGCGGCATCGGCGGCCCCATCCTGTCCGCGTCGACGTACTTCATGAAGTCGCCGCCGGTCCAGATGGAGGACACGGAGGGTCGCGCGCAGCTCGAGGCCTTCATCCGCGGCGACGTCGAGCGCTGA
- a CDS encoding MFS transporter, producing the protein MGALRETVHDLRDLLRLPRFRRLFAVRLVSQAGDGMFQVGLASLLFFSPERAGTAVGVAGAFAVMLAPFTVVGPFAGVLLDRWRRRQVLAVGNAVRVLVTAAMAAVMLTVGLDGPGGATVIVLGLVALSVNRFLLAALSAGLPRVVDGPLLLTANALTPTLGAGALFVGGGVGFVLGLGLAPGALHDAAALLCAAVVFGVALLLTLRLGRDELGPDRPSREPLGAELVAVAHGLADGARYLVARRTPGQGLLVMAAHRFLYGVVFIAAILISRNLLAEPGDTSAGLANFALVIAMTGVGGAAAVLVTPVFSRRTGPQGWIVCMLLLAAASQLLLATVPTRTVVLVGAGLLGLAAQSAKIAVDTIVQRDTHDDYRGRAFAFYDVLYNAAFVGAAVLAAWVVPDDGWSRALFVVLAVAYVLVATWLGLRGARVPADVPVAVGPRPATA; encoded by the coding sequence GTGGGGGCACTGCGAGAGACCGTGCACGACCTGCGCGACCTGCTGCGGCTGCCGCGGTTCCGGCGCCTGTTCGCCGTCCGGCTGGTGTCCCAGGCGGGCGACGGCATGTTCCAGGTCGGGCTGGCGTCGCTGCTGTTCTTCTCCCCCGAGCGGGCGGGTACCGCGGTCGGGGTGGCGGGAGCGTTCGCGGTCATGCTGGCGCCGTTCACGGTGGTGGGTCCGTTCGCGGGCGTGCTGCTGGACCGGTGGCGTCGCCGTCAGGTGCTGGCGGTCGGGAACGCGGTGCGGGTGCTGGTGACGGCCGCGATGGCGGCGGTCATGCTGACGGTGGGTCTGGACGGTCCGGGCGGGGCGACGGTGATCGTGCTCGGGCTGGTGGCGTTGAGCGTCAACCGGTTCCTGCTGGCGGCGCTGAGCGCGGGCCTGCCCCGCGTGGTGGACGGTCCGCTGCTGCTGACCGCGAACGCCCTCACCCCGACGCTCGGGGCGGGGGCGCTGTTCGTGGGCGGTGGCGTCGGGTTCGTGCTGGGGCTCGGGCTGGCGCCGGGGGCGTTGCACGACGCGGCGGCGCTGCTGTGCGCGGCGGTGGTGTTCGGGGTGGCGTTGTTGCTGACGTTGCGGCTGGGCCGGGACGAGCTGGGTCCGGACCGTCCGTCGCGGGAGCCGCTGGGTGCGGAGCTGGTGGCGGTGGCGCACGGCCTGGCCGACGGCGCCCGCTACCTGGTGGCGCGGCGTACGCCGGGGCAGGGTCTGCTGGTGATGGCGGCGCACCGGTTCCTGTACGGGGTGGTGTTCATCGCCGCGATCCTCATCTCCCGCAACCTGCTGGCGGAGCCGGGCGACACGTCGGCGGGCCTGGCGAACTTCGCGCTGGTCATCGCGATGACGGGGGTCGGGGGTGCCGCGGCGGTGCTGGTCACGCCGGTGTTCTCGCGGCGCACGGGTCCGCAGGGGTGGATCGTGTGCATGCTGCTGCTGGCGGCGGCGTCGCAGCTGCTCCTGGCGACGGTCCCGACGCGCACGGTGGTCCTGGTGGGGGCGGGTCTGCTGGGGCTGGCGGCGCAGAGCGCGAAGATCGCGGTGGACACGATCGTGCAGCGCGACACGCACGACGACTACCGGGGGCGGGCGTTCGCGTTCTACGACGTGCTGTACAACGCGGCGTTCGTGGGCGCGGCGGTGCTGGCGGCGTGGGTGGTGCCGGACGACGGCTGGTCGCGCGCGCTGTTCGTGGTGCTGGCGGTCGCGTACGTGCTGGTGGCGACGTGGCTGGGGCTGCGTGGCGCGCGCGTGCCGGCGGACGTCCCGGTCGCCGTCGGGCCGAGGCCGGCCACCGCCTGA
- a CDS encoding MFS transporter → MGTERRARAAAGAFFFVQGLCFAGLLAQVPTLQRGLGISDAELTLVLLVVPVVAGAGSVLAGHLAPRTGSAWLLRVAGPLVAVAVLTTAFAPSALVLYPVVAVVGLLLGVVDATMNMQGVAVQRRYGRSLLNSFHGCWSVGGILGALAAVLAHGLGWSLAGGLALVAVVGVAVDLAAAPFLDARADGPTSSPAGPVPVVAAVPVPWRPVLLVGTAVAIVYLADSAVSSWSTKYVADVLAAADAVAPLGLAAYLGCQLVGRLAADTVVDRVGPRRTVVVGGTVGAAGLLLVAVAPTPSVAVLGFGATGLGLSVVVPLAFSVAGALDRTGVAVARVNVFNYVGFVLGAAVVGGVAELADLRWAFAVPAVLALGVVALAPAFRPATSDAHRGEVAGTPPR, encoded by the coding sequence GTGGGGACCGAACGCAGGGCACGCGCGGCGGCCGGCGCCTTCTTCTTCGTGCAGGGCCTGTGCTTCGCCGGGCTGCTGGCCCAGGTGCCGACCCTCCAGCGCGGGCTGGGGATCTCCGACGCCGAGCTCACGCTCGTGCTGCTCGTCGTGCCGGTGGTCGCCGGGGCGGGCAGCGTCCTCGCCGGTCACCTCGCCCCGCGGACGGGCAGCGCGTGGCTCCTGCGCGTCGCCGGCCCGCTCGTCGCGGTGGCCGTCCTGACGACCGCCTTCGCGCCTTCCGCCCTCGTGCTGTACCCCGTGGTCGCGGTCGTGGGCCTGCTGCTGGGCGTCGTCGACGCGACCATGAACATGCAAGGCGTCGCGGTGCAGCGCCGGTACGGACGCAGCCTGCTCAACTCGTTCCACGGCTGCTGGAGCGTCGGCGGGATCCTCGGCGCCCTCGCCGCGGTGCTCGCGCACGGCCTCGGCTGGAGCCTCGCCGGGGGACTGGCGCTCGTCGCCGTGGTCGGCGTCGCCGTCGACCTCGCCGCGGCCCCGTTCCTCGACGCCCGCGCCGACGGTCCGACGTCGTCCCCGGCCGGTCCCGTGCCGGTCGTCGCCGCCGTGCCCGTGCCCTGGCGTCCCGTCCTCCTCGTCGGGACCGCCGTCGCGATCGTCTACCTCGCGGACTCCGCCGTCTCCAGCTGGTCGACCAAGTACGTCGCGGACGTCCTCGCCGCCGCCGACGCCGTCGCACCCCTCGGGCTCGCCGCCTACCTCGGGTGCCAGCTCGTCGGGCGGCTCGCCGCCGACACCGTCGTCGACCGGGTCGGGCCGCGCCGGACCGTCGTCGTCGGCGGGACCGTCGGCGCCGCGGGCCTCCTGCTCGTCGCCGTCGCACCGACGCCGTCGGTCGCGGTCCTGGGGTTCGGCGCCACCGGGCTGGGGCTCAGCGTCGTCGTGCCCCTCGCGTTCTCCGTCGCCGGTGCGCTCGACCGGACCGGCGTCGCCGTGGCGCGCGTCAACGTCTTCAACTACGTGGGGTTCGTCCTGGGAGCGGCCGTCGTCGGCGGCGTCGCCGAGCTCGCCGACCTGCGGTGGGCCTTCGCCGTCCCCGCGGTGCTCGCCCTCGGCGTCGTCGCGCTCGCCCCCGCGTTCCGTCCCGCGACGTCGGACGCCCACCGCGGCGAGGTGGCCGGCACCCCGCCGCGGTGA